In Rhizobium sp. CIAT894, the genomic window TGTTTTTGTTTTGTTCACATATCGATGGCAGTTATTTCGCAATCGCTATAGGTTGAACCATGCAAAATACGATTCGCATCGTCGGCATCGATCCCGGACTTCGCCGCACCGGCTGGGGAATCATCGATACGGTGGGCAATTCCCTGAAATTCGTGGCTTCCGGCACGGTGACGTCAGATGGCGACATGGATCTCGCCTCCCGTCTCTGCCAGTTGCATGACGGCCTGGCTGAGGTCGTCCACGCTTACAAGCCGGATGAAGCCGCCGTCGAACAGACCTTCGTCAACAAGGATGCGGTGGCGACCCTCAAGCTCGGCCAGGCCCGCGGCATCGCCATGCTGGTGCCGGCGCGCGCCGGGCTGCACGTTTCAGAATATGCCCCGAATGCCGTGAAGAAGGCCGTCATCGGCGTCGGCCACGGCGAAAAACATCAGATTCACATGATGTTGAAGATCCTGATGCCAAAAGTCGAATTCAAGGGCGACGACGCCGCCGACGCGCTGGCGATCGCCATCTGCCATGCGCACAATCGCGGCAGCAACCGGATGCGACAGGCGCTGGCCGGCTAGCCTGTTCTTGACTTGTTCCCATTCGATGATAAGTAATACCTGGGAGGTATTACCATGCGCGTGACGGAAAAGGGCCAGGTGACGATTCCCAAGAACATCCGGGACCGCTTGAAGATCGGGCCGGGATCCGAGGTAGATTTCGTTGCCGATGAAAAGGGTGCCCGCTTGGTTGTTCTATCCAGCAGGATGGAGCCGTCGCAGGACGATTTTGAATCCTGGCTCGGCAGCATGAGCGGGACCCTCGACACCGGCGGCATGACGACCGACGAATTCATGGAATGGTTGAGAGGACCACGTGATGACCTCGGTCCTCGTTGATACGAACATTTTCATCGATATATTCGGGCCGGACAATCCTTTCAGGGAATGGTCCGTGCGGGCATTGAGCGCATTGCGTCCAGATTCGCAATTCGTCATGACACCCGTTGTTTGGGCAGAGCTGGCAAGCATGACCCCGCGCGAGGAAGCCCTTGCATTTCTGCTGTCGCGGTTAAATCTGGTCCGCGAGGCCCTGCCGTTTTCCGCCGCTTACCGGGCCGGCATGGCACATGCGCAGTACCGGAGGAGCGGCGGCCTGCGCGAGCGTACTCTGCCGGATTTTTTCATCGGTGCGCACGCCCTCGTTCGATCGCATCGCCTTCTGACGCGCGATGGCGCGCGCTACCGCTCTTATTTCCCGGAATTGGACATCATTTCTCCCGAAACGCACCCTTGAGAGACCACACCCCATGATCGGCAAGCTGAAAGGCACCATAGACGAAATCGGCGAAGACTATGTGCTCGTCGATGTGCACGGCGTCTGCTACGTCGCCCATTGCTCGGCCCGCACCCTGTCCAAGCTGGGCTCGGCCGGCGAAGCCTGCGTGCTGTTCATCGAGACCTATGTGCGCGAGGACCAATTGAAGCTCTTCGGCTTCATGACCGCGCTGGAGCGGGAATGGTTCAACCTGCTGCAGAGCGTCCAGGGGGTCGGCGCCAAGGTGGCGCTTGCCGTTCTCTCGACATTGACGCCGGGCGAACTCGCCAATGCCATCGCTCTGCAGGACCGCACCGCCGTCTCCCGCGCGCCGGGTGTCGGCCCGAAAGTGGCAATGCGCCTCGTCACTGAACTCAAGAACCGGGCGCCGGCCTTTGCCGGGGAGGCGATCAATATCGCTCTCAAACAGGAACTCGGCGAAGGTGTCGCCGCCGCACCCGTTGCCGATGCAGTATCAGCACTGACCAACCTCGGCTACAGCAGAGATCAGGCGGCAAATGCCGTTGCCGCGGCGATGAAAACAGCCGGTGACGGCGCCGATAGCGCCAAGCTGATCCGCTTGGGATTGAAAGAGTTGGCGCGGTGAACGCCGGAAAATCAATGAATGGATGTCGAGGCAGCCGACTTTTGGTGTATTGCTGTAACAGGTTTCAAAACGGAATGAGAGCATGAGTGAACCCGCGCGCCTGATATCGCCGGAAAAGCGGGGCGAAGATCTTGATGTCACGCTGCGCCCGCAATCGCTGGACGAATTCACCGGCCAGGCGGAGGCGCGCGCCAATCTTAAGGTCTTCATCGAGGCGGCGAAGAACCGCGGCGAGGCGCTTGATCATGTGCTTTTCGTCGGCCCGCCCGGCCTTGGCAAAACGACGCTGGCGCAGATCATGGCGAAGGAACTCGGCGTCAACTTCCGCTCGACGTCGGGTCCTGTGATCGCCAAGGCCGGCGATCTCGCCGCACTCCTCACCAATCTCGAAGAGCGCGACGTGCTCTTCATCGACGAGATCCATCGCCTCAATCCGGCCGTCGAGGAAATCCTCTATCCGGCCATGGAAGATTTCCAGCTCGATCTCATCATCGGCGAAGGCCCAGCCGCCCGCTCGGTGAAGATCGACCTGTCGAAATTCACGCTTGTCGCCGCCACCACCCGTCTCGGCCTGTTGACCACACCGCTGCGCGACCGCTTCGGCATCCCGGTGCGCCTGAGCTTCTATACCGTCGAGGAGCTGGAACTGATCGTGCGCCGCGGTGCGCGGCTGATGAATCTGCCGATGACCGAAGAGGGCGCCCGCGAGATCGCCAGGCGCGCCCGCGGCACGCCGCGCATCGCCGGCCGCCTGCTGCGGCGCGTACGCGACTTCGCCGAAGTGGCAAAGGCCGAAGCCGTGACGCGCGAGATCGCCGATGAGGCGCTGACCCGGCTGCTGGTCGACAATGTCGGCTTCGACCAGCTCGACAAACGCTACCTCAACATGATTGCCGTCAATTTCGGCGGCGGCCCGGTCGGCATCGAAACCATCGCCGCCGGCCTTTCCGAGCCGCGCGACGCGATCGAGGACATTATCGAGCCCTACATGATCCAGCAGGGTTTCATTCAGCGCACACCGCGCGGCCGCGTTCTGACCGCAATCGCGTGGAAACATCTCGGAATGCAACCGCCCAAGGAGATGGAGGCTGCGCAGTTCCGGCTGTTCCAGGAGGACGACTGAGTGATCACCCGCCGCGGATTTTTCAAGGTTCTTGGCGGCGGATTCGCAGGCGTCATGGCGCTCGGCGGTTATGCCTTTGCCTATGAACCGCTGGCGCGGCTCGGCATCGCCCGCTACCGGCTGACGCCGCCGGGATGGACGCCGGGGCTGAAGCTTCGCGTCGTCGCGCTCGCCGATATCCATGCCTGCGAACCCTGGATGTCGGCAAGCCGCATTGCCGCGATCTGCCAGCGGGCCAATGAACTCGAAGGCGACGTGACCGTCCTGCTCGGAGACTATGCCGCCGGCATGAACATGGTGACGCAATATGTGCATTCGAGCCAATGGTCGAAGGCCCTGGCCACCCTGCACGCCCCGCTCGGCGTCCATGCAATCATGGGCAACCACGATTGGTGGGAGGACAGGACAGCCCAGAAGAACGGCGGGATGGAAACCTTCGGCCACCGGGCACTCGCCGATGTCGGAATCCCGGTCTATAGCAACCGCGCCGTCCGGCTCGAAAAGGACGGCCGCGGCTTCTGGCTCGCAGGCCTCGAAGATCAGCTGGCGCTGTTGCCCGGCAGGAAGTGGGGCCGCAAGCGCATGCTCGGCCTCGACGACCTCGATGGAACGATGGCGCAGATTAGCGACGACGCGCCCGTCATTCTGCTCGCCCACGAGCCCGATATCTTTCCGCGCGTGCCCGAGCGTGTCTCGCTGACGCTGTCGGGCCACACCCATGGCGGACAGATCCGCTTCCTCGGCCGTTCGCCGATCGTCCCCTCGCGTTACGGCAATCGCTATGCCTATGGCCATATCGTCGAGGAGGGGCGCAACATTATCGTGTCCGGCGGGCTCGGCTGCTCCATTGCACCGGTGCGCTTCGGCGTCCCGCCGGAAATCGTGGTGATCGATCTTGGATAGGAATGACATGGCCAAGCGCACTCTCATCCGCCTGACTGCGGGCGCCGAGCGTTTCAACTATCGCATCGCCGGCCTCGGTTTTCGCGATGGCCACGTGCTCGTTCATCGCGCCGTGCACGAGCCCTTCTGGACCTTTCCGGGCGGCCGGGCGGAAATCGGCGAAACCTCGGAGGAGACGCTGAAACGAGAGATGATGGAGGAACTGGGGGTCGAGGTCACCGTCTCCCGCCTGCTTTGGGTCGTCGAGAACTTTTTCCATTACGAACAGCGCGACTGGCATGAACTCGGCTTCTATTATTTGATGGACATCCCGCCGGAATTCCCCTTCGAGCCACACGAGATCATCCATCGCGTCGAGGACGGCGATAATCATCTCGAATTCAAATGGGTGCTTGCGACGTGCCAGGCCCTGACCGCACTCGACATCCCGCCCTATTTCATCGCTGATGAAATCGAGAACCTGCCGGTAGCACCCCGCCATCTCGTCTGGCGCGACGGCAATCTCGACGACGACTGACGCTAGCTAGCTAGCCTATGGCTTTCTGTTCGAGGAACGGTTCCGTCTCCCGCTGAGGCGGTAGGCGCTGCGTTGCAGCTCGTCGGTGTCTGTGTTGAGGTCGCGGCGTTCAGCAGGCCGCGGACTTGCTTTTCAGAAAGCGGTTTAAACTCAGGCTGGTCTGACGTTTTCCGCTTTCGACTTCCCGGTCTTTTTCGCTCGATGACGCCGATCATCTGGCCCCAAGTGACCATGGGCAAAGTATAGGTGTGGCGGTAAATGCTGTCGATAGACCAAAGCCTGTCGGGCTGATCTCACGCTGTTGCGTAACGATACATTTTATTGTCGCGGCCGTATTGCCAGATTGCCTGAAATGACATTGCCTTCATCAAAATGACCATGGCCAAAGCGATGCCGTAGGGTATGGGATGGCCGTCAGGGATATACCGAAA contains:
- the ruvC gene encoding crossover junction endodeoxyribonuclease RuvC — protein: MQNTIRIVGIDPGLRRTGWGIIDTVGNSLKFVASGTVTSDGDMDLASRLCQLHDGLAEVVHAYKPDEAAVEQTFVNKDAVATLKLGQARGIAMLVPARAGLHVSEYAPNAVKKAVIGVGHGEKHQIHMMLKILMPKVEFKGDDAADALAIAICHAHNRGSNRMRQALAG
- a CDS encoding AbrB/MazE/SpoVT family DNA-binding domain-containing protein, whose protein sequence is MRVTEKGQVTIPKNIRDRLKIGPGSEVDFVADEKGARLVVLSSRMEPSQDDFESWLGSMSGTLDTGGMTTDEFMEWLRGPRDDLGPR
- a CDS encoding type II toxin-antitoxin system VapC family toxin; its protein translation is MTSVLVDTNIFIDIFGPDNPFREWSVRALSALRPDSQFVMTPVVWAELASMTPREEALAFLLSRLNLVREALPFSAAYRAGMAHAQYRRSGGLRERTLPDFFIGAHALVRSHRLLTRDGARYRSYFPELDIISPETHP
- the ruvA gene encoding Holliday junction branch migration protein RuvA, with the protein product MIGKLKGTIDEIGEDYVLVDVHGVCYVAHCSARTLSKLGSAGEACVLFIETYVREDQLKLFGFMTALEREWFNLLQSVQGVGAKVALAVLSTLTPGELANAIALQDRTAVSRAPGVGPKVAMRLVTELKNRAPAFAGEAINIALKQELGEGVAAAPVADAVSALTNLGYSRDQAANAVAAAMKTAGDGADSAKLIRLGLKELAR
- the ruvB gene encoding Holliday junction branch migration DNA helicase RuvB, whose amino-acid sequence is MSEPARLISPEKRGEDLDVTLRPQSLDEFTGQAEARANLKVFIEAAKNRGEALDHVLFVGPPGLGKTTLAQIMAKELGVNFRSTSGPVIAKAGDLAALLTNLEERDVLFIDEIHRLNPAVEEILYPAMEDFQLDLIIGEGPAARSVKIDLSKFTLVAATTRLGLLTTPLRDRFGIPVRLSFYTVEELELIVRRGARLMNLPMTEEGAREIARRARGTPRIAGRLLRRVRDFAEVAKAEAVTREIADEALTRLLVDNVGFDQLDKRYLNMIAVNFGGGPVGIETIAAGLSEPRDAIEDIIEPYMIQQGFIQRTPRGRVLTAIAWKHLGMQPPKEMEAAQFRLFQEDD
- a CDS encoding metallophosphoesterase, which encodes MITRRGFFKVLGGGFAGVMALGGYAFAYEPLARLGIARYRLTPPGWTPGLKLRVVALADIHACEPWMSASRIAAICQRANELEGDVTVLLGDYAAGMNMVTQYVHSSQWSKALATLHAPLGVHAIMGNHDWWEDRTAQKNGGMETFGHRALADVGIPVYSNRAVRLEKDGRGFWLAGLEDQLALLPGRKWGRKRMLGLDDLDGTMAQISDDAPVILLAHEPDIFPRVPERVSLTLSGHTHGGQIRFLGRSPIVPSRYGNRYAYGHIVEEGRNIIVSGGLGCSIAPVRFGVPPEIVVIDLG
- a CDS encoding NUDIX hydrolase, translated to MAKRTLIRLTAGAERFNYRIAGLGFRDGHVLVHRAVHEPFWTFPGGRAEIGETSEETLKREMMEELGVEVTVSRLLWVVENFFHYEQRDWHELGFYYLMDIPPEFPFEPHEIIHRVEDGDNHLEFKWVLATCQALTALDIPPYFIADEIENLPVAPRHLVWRDGNLDDD